CGAGGCGAACGCCGGGTCGGCCATCTCTTTTATATCTGCCCCCGCCGCGAAGGCGCGGTCGGAGCCGGTGATGACGATCGCGCCGACGCCGTCATCCGCGTCGTGCGCCGCGACTGCGGCGCCGATCTCGACGATCATCGCCGTATTCAGCGCATTCAGCGCCTGCGGCCGGTTGAGAATGACCACGCCGACGCGGCCGTGGGTTTCGCTGATGATAAACTCTGCCATCTCGTCTCTATTATCAGCGCTGGCAGACCGGGCAATAGAAGGTCGAGCGGCCGGAGTGGACTTTGCGGCGGATGGTGCCGCCGTCCTTGCGCGGGCAGGGTTCGCCCTCGCGGTCGTAAACCGCGAACGTGTGCTGGAAATCGCCGAGCTCGCCGCTGGTCTGGATATGATCGCGGAGCGACGAGCCGCCGGCCTTGATCGCGGCCTCCAGCACCTCGCGGATGGCGAGCGCCAATGCGTCGGCTTTCGGCTTGCCCTGTTTCGTCGCCAGCGTGCCGGCCTTGCGGTCGGGCGACAGCCGCGCCCGCCACAGCGCCTCGCACACATATATATTGCCGAGGCCGGCGATCAGCCGCTGGTCCATCAGCGCCGCCTTCAGCGGTGCCTTCCGCCCCTTGAACAATGTCGCGATGAAGGCGCCGTCGAGTTCGTTGCCGAGCGGCTCGATGCCCATTGCCTTGAAGTGCTTCGAACCCGCGAGATCGGCACGCGGCAATAAATCCATCAGCCCGAAGCGGCGCGGATCGTTGAAGACGATGGTGACGCCGGGCTTCTTCCCCAGCCCCGACATATGGAAAACGACATGGTCGTGGGCGCTGAGCTTGGAGCGCGGATGGTAGGGATCGGCGGTCGAGCGCACCTTGCCGCCGGGCTCCTCGATGCGGAACGAGCCCGACATGCCGAGATGCATGACCAGCGCCGCGCCGTCGTCTAGATCGAGCACCAGATATTTGGCGCGACGGCCGACCGAGACGACCTTCCGGCCGGTCAGCCGCTTGGCGAAACTGCGCGGGAAGGGGACGCGGAGATCGGCCCGCCGCTGCTCGACCTCGAGGATCGTCGCGCCCTCCATCGCCGGAGCAAGGCCGCGGCGGACGGTTTCGACTTCGGGCAGTTCCGGCATCGGGGCTAACCCTTTGGCAAGGCGGGACGACGATAGCTGCTAGAAGTGGCATGGGCTATGGTCCGCCCCGAATCTGGCAGGAGCCTCGGCAGGCGCGATGAACACCAAACCGGCAGCGGCAGAAACCGGCGACGAGGGCCGCGCCTCGTTCGGCTTCCGCGACGTGCCGGCCGGCGACAAGCAGCGGCTGGTCGATGACGTCTTCGCCAAGGTCGCCGCCCGCTACGACCTGATGAACGACCTCATGTCCGGCGGCCTCCACCGTTTGTGGAAGGACGCGATGGTCGCCTGGCTGGCGCCGCCACGCGCTTCTTCTTATTCCTACCGCGTGCTCGACGTTGCCGGCGGCACCGGCGACATCGCCTTCCGCATCGCCGAGCGTTCGGCGAGCGCAACGATCACGGTCGCCGACATCAACGCCAACATGCTCGCCGTCGGCGAGACGCGCGCCGCGGAGCGCAAGCTTGGCGAGCGCGTCGCCTTCGTTGAGGCCAACGCCGAGGCGCTGCCCTTCGGCAACGGCATATATGACGCCGTCACCATCGCCTTCGGCATCCGCAATGTGCCGCGCATCGACAGGGCATTGTCGGAGGCGCACCGCGTGCTGAAGCCGGGCGGGCGATTCCTGTGCCTGGAATTCTCCGCCGTCGATGTCGCGGTGCTCGACAAGATCTACGAGCTCTATTCCTTCAACGTCATACCGAAGATGGGCGAATGGGTGCTGGGCGACCCGCAGCCCTATCAGTACCTCGTCGAATCGATCCGCAAGTTCCCCAACCAGGCGCGCTTCGCCGCCATGATCGAGGCCGCCGGCTTCAAGCGCGTCACCCACCGCAATCTTTCCGGCGGCATCGCCGCGATGCATTCCGGGTGGAAGATTTAGCCGCATGGCGGACGTCGCCGCGCTCTTCCGCCTCGCCCGTGCCGGCTTCATTCTGGCGCGCGCCGGCGCGTTCTCGCTGGCCGATCCGGAAGCCTTGCCGGCCGGGCCGCGCGCGCTGGTGCATTTCGCCGCGATGCTCGGTCCGCAGAATATCTCGGACGGCGAGCGCGCCGAGCGCCTGACGCTGGCGCTGCAGAAACTGGGGCCGTCGTACCTGAAATTCGGCCAGTTCCTGGCAACGCGGCCCGATCTCATCGGCCGCGAGGCCGCCGATGTCCTCGGCCGCCTGCGCGACGAGATCCCGCCGTTCCCCGACGCCGAGGCGCGCCTGATCGTGGCGCATTCGCTCGGCCGCCCGGTCGAGGCGATTTTCGCCTCGTTCTCGCCGCCGGTCGCCGCCGCCTCGATCGCGCAGGTCCACAAGGCCGACATAGCGCTGCCCGACGGCGGCACGCGCACTGTCGCGGTCAAGGTGCTGCGGCCCGGCGTCCGCGATCGTTTCCGGCGCGACCTCGAGACATTCTTCGCCGGCGCGCGCTTTGTCGAGTGGGCTGACCCGGCATCGCGCCGCCTGCGTCCGGTGGTCATCGTCGGCACGCTGGCAAAGTCGGTCGCGATCGAGATGGACCTGCGGCTGGAAGCCGCCGCGCTCTCCGAGATGGCGGAACTCACCGCCGGCGACCTCGGCTTCCGCGTGCCCAAGGTCGAATGGGAACTGACCGCGCGCGACGTGCTGACGCTCGAATGGATCGACGGAATAAAACTGTCGGACATCGCCGCGATCCGCGCCGCCGGGCACGACCTCGTCGCGCTGGCGCGGCGGCTGATGCAGGCGTTCCTCCGCCAGGCGCTGCGCGACGGCTTCTTCCATGCCGACATGCACCAGGGCAATTTCTTCATCGACCCGGCCGGCAACATCGTCGCCATCGATTTCGGCATCATGGGCCGATTGGGGCCGAAGGAGCGCAAGTTCCTCGCCGAGATTCTGCTGGGCTTCATCACGCGCGATTATCGCCGCGTCGCCGAGGTGCATTTCGAGGCCGGCTACGTCCCGCGCACGCATGCCGTCGACGATTTTGCGCAGGCGATCCGGGCCATCGGCGAGCCGATCCACGGCCAGCCGGCGCGCGACATCTCGATGGCGCGGCTGCTGACGCTGCTCTTCGAGGTCACCGAAATTTTCGACATGGAGACGCGGCCGGAGCTTCTGCTGCTGCAGAAGACGATGGTCGTGGTCGAGGGCGTGGCGCGCTCGCTCGATCCGGATTTCGACATGTGGACCGTGTCCGAGCCGGTGATCCGCGAATGGATCGAGCGCAACCTCGGGCCGGCCGGAAAGCTGGAGCAGGCGGTGGAGGGGCTGCAGTCGCTCGGCCGCCTCGCCGGCGAATTGCCGGAACTCGCGGCGCGCGCCGAGCGCCTGTCGCGCGAGTTCGACCAGATGGGCGAGCGCGGCATCCGGCTTGATCCCGCGACCATCGAGGACATTGGCCGCGCCGAGGCGCGCGAAGGCCGCTGGGGCCGCATCGCGCTGGTGGTGATCGCGGTCGTCGCGGTGATCGTCGGGCTGAAGCTGGTCTTCTGACGTGAGCCGCGCGTTCGTCAAGGAAGGCGACGGCGAGGACGACGGCCTCCCCGACCGCGCGATCTCGCAGCATCCGAACTACGTCACGGCGAATGGGCTGGCGCTGATCGATGCGGAGCTGGCGCGTCTCACATCTGCATTGGCCGACGCCGGCGACGACCGCGCCGTGCGCGCCAGCGTGGAACGCGATCTTCGCTACTGGCGCTCGCGCCGCGCCACCGCCGAGGTCGTGCCGCCACCCGCCGACACGAGCGAGGTGCGCTTCGGCGCGACGGTGACGATCGAGCGCGACGATGGACGCCGCCAGACGTGGCGTATCGTCGGCGAGGACGAAGCCGATCCGGCGAAGGGCACGCTGTCGTATGTATCGCCGCTGGCGACGGCGTTGTCGGGTAAGGGCGTTGGCGATGTCATCGAGGTCGCGGGCGGGGAGGCGGAGATCGTCGCGATCGGGTGAGGTCTCGGTTGGTCACTTCTCTCGGCACAGTGCCAGTTAGTCACCTCTCCCTGAGGCAGGAGGGTGAGGGGTCAGGGACGTCTCGCCTAAGACTTCGGTCCGGCCATCGCCAAAAACTCCGGTCCCTAACCCTCACCCTTTTCGCCTAATTCGCTTCGCTCGTTGCTGGATATATCCACTGTAACAGGATATATCCATCAATATGACCAAGAACGACCTCGTTGAACGGTTAAAACAGCGCCTTGCCGCCAGCGGCGGAACCGCGATGGCGATCTCTCTGAAGGCCGGCCTCGGCAAGGGCGTCGTCAGCGACATCATCTCCGGCAAGTCAGCGAACCCCGGCATCGAAACCCTGCGCGCCATCGCCGGCGCACTGGACTGCGAGCTCGCCGACCTGATCGCCGGCGCGCCGTCGCCGTCGTCCGGCAAGCGCACCGTCGTCTTGATCATCGGCGGCGGCATCGCTGCGTACAAATCGCTCGACCTGATCCGGCGGCTCGCCGAACGCGGCGTGACCGTACGCGCGATCATGACTAAGGCGGCACAGGAGTTCGTGACGCCGCTGTCGGTCGGCGCGCTGACCGGCGGGCGCGTGTTCACCGAGCTGTTCGACCGCGAAGACGAGCACGATGTCGGGCATATCCGTCTGGCGCGCGAGGCCGAGGCGATCGTCGTCGCGCCCGCTACTGCCGACCTGATGGCGCGCATGGCATCCGGTCGCGCCGACGATCTTGCCACCGCCGTGCTGCTCGCGACGCGCGCGCCGGTGCTGCTCGCGCCGGCGATGAACCCGGCGATGTGGGCGAATCGCGCCACGCAACGCAACCTCGCGACGTTGCGCGCCGATGGCATCCGCTTCGTCGGGCCGAACCGGGGCGAGATGGCCGAGCGCAACGAGGTCGGGTTGGGCCGCATGGCCGAGCCGCTGGAGATCGCCGCGGCGCTCGGTGCGCTGTTCGGCGGCGGCGCGCTTGCCGGCAAGCATGTGCTGGTGACATCGGGCCCGACCCACGAGCCGATCGACCCGGTGCGCTATCTCGCCAACCGATCCTCCGGCCGCCAGGGCCACGCCATCGCCGAGGCCGCCGCCCGCGCCGGCGCCAGGGTCACGCTCGTGTCCGGGCCGGTGTCGCTGCCCGATCCCCCCGGCGTGACGACGGTGCACGTCGAGACGGCGGCCGAGATGCTGGCCGCGGTGGAGAAGGCGCTGCCGGCCGATGTCGCGGTCTTCGCCGCTGCGGTGGCGGACTGGCGCGCGGCGTCGCCGGTGGGTGCCAAGATCAAAAAGGACGGGACAGGCCGGCCGCCGCCCTTGGCGCTGGCCGAAAACCCCGACATTCTCGCCACCGTCGCGCGGAACCGCGACAAGCGGCCGGCGTTGGTCGTGGGCTTCGCCGCCGAGACGGACAACCTGATCGCCAACGCGGGCAAGAAGCTGAAGGCGAAGGGCGCCGACTGGATCGTCGCCAACGATGTGTCGGCCGAAGGCGGCGTCATGGGCGGGGAGGACAACACCGTGCACATTATCAGCGCGCCCGGGGGCGACGTCCGGATCGAGGACTGGCCGAAGATGTCGAAGACCGAGGTCGCCGCGCGGCTGGTGGCGAAGATCGCGGAGGCAATCGCGCAATGATCTCCGTGCCGCTCACCATTCCTGTCCAGCGCCTGCCGCATGGCGAAGGCCTGCCGTTGCCCGCCGCCAAGACGAGCGGCGCCGCCGGGCTCGACCTGCCGGCAGCGGTGGAAGATGCGGTGCTAATCCCCGTCGGCGGGCGCGCGCTGATCCCGACCGGCTTCGCCATCGCGCTGCCGGAAGGCTACGAGGGCCAGGTGCGGCCGCGCTCCGGCCTCGCCGTGCAGTTCGGCGTCACGGTGCTGAACGCGCCCGGCACGATCGATGCGGACTATCGCGGCGAGGTGAAGGTGCCGCTGATCAATCTCGGCCACGAGCCGTTCACGGTGACGCGTGGCATGCGTATCGCGCAACTGGTGATCGCGCCCGTCGTCGGCGCCAAGCTGGTGGAAGCGACGACGCTCGACGAAACCGCGCGCGCCAAAGGCGGCTTCGGTTCGACCGGGGTTTAGGGTTAGTATCCCGCCGCGTAGAGTCGGAGGGACGTGCGACGATGCCTGACACGCCGAAGAAGCCCGGACGCGGCCGCATCTACGACTCGATCACCGACACCATCGGCGACACGCCGCTGGTCCGTCTCGACCGCATCGCGGCGATGAAGGACGTGCCGGCGCACCTGCTGGCCAAGCTCGAATTTTTCAATCCGATCTCCAGCGTCAAGGATCGCATCGGCGTCGCGATGATCGATGCGCTGGAGGCGGCCGGCAAGATCAGTCCCGGCGTCAACACGCTGGTCGAGCCGACCTCGGGCAACACCGGCATCGCGCTCGCCTTCGTCGCGGCAGCGCGCGGCTATCGCCTGATCCTGGTGATGCCCGAGACGATGTCGCTCGAGCGGCGCAAGATGCTGAAGCTGATGGGCGCCGAACTGGTGCTGACCGACGGCACCAAGGGCATGAAGGGCGCCATCGCGCGCGCCGAGGAAATCCTGCGCGAGACGCCGGATGCGGTCGTGCCCGGCCAGTTCGTCAATCCGGCGAACCCCGAGATCCATCGCAAGACCACTGCCGAGGAAATCTGGAACGACACCAACGGCGAGGTCGACGCCTTCATCGCCGGCGTCGGCACCGGCGGCACGATCACCGGCGTCGGGCAGATATTGAAACAGCGGAAGCCCGGCGTGCGCATCATCGCGGTCGAGCCGGCGGAGAGTCCGGTGCTGTCCGGCGGCAATCCGGGGCCGCACAAGATCCAGGGCATCGGCGCGGGATTCGTGCCGCAGATACTCGACACCAAGGTCTACGACGAGGTGATCAAGGTGCCGACCGAGGAGGCGTTCTCCTATGCGCGGCTCTGCGCGCGCGTCGAAGGCATCCCCGTCGGCATCTCGTCGGGCGCCGCGATCTCGGCGGCGGTCACCGTCGGCCAGCGCCCCGAGATGAAGGGCAAGAACATCGTGCTGATCATCCCTTCGTTCGCCGAGCGCTATCTGTCGACGGCGCTGTTCGAGGGGCTGGACTAGGTCGGGTGTCGTCCCGCGGAGGCGGGGACCCAGCAACCGCAAACGGTGCGCAGGGAGTATCGGCCGGCGTCTACCGGATCCCGCCTTCGCGGGACGACAAGGGTGCGTAGGGAGCGTCACGGCAACAAGGGAGGGGCATCCATGCCAACGGCAGTTAGCATCAGCTACTTCGCGGTCATCGTCGCCGCGATCGTGAAATTCGCCATCGGCGCGGCGTGGTATTCGCCGGCGCTGTTCGCCAAGCAATGGCAATCGCTGATTGGATTGACCGAGGCGCAGGTGCGCGCCGGCCTCGTTCCGGCGCTGGTCGCGGAAGCCGTCGGCGACCTGATCATGGCCTACGTGCTGGCGCGCTTCGTCGCGCACTACGGCGCCGGCGGCATCGGCGGCGGCCTGCTCATCGGCTTCATGGCGTGGCTGGGTTTCGTCGCCACCGTCATGGCCAACCAGATTTTCTACGAGCGCAAGCCGCAGCAACTGGTCGTCATCAACGGCGGCTACATGCTGGTGTCGCTGCTGGTCATGGGCGCCATCTTCGGCGTCTGGCACGGCTAGCGGCGCAAAAAAGCAGGCCCGCCACCGCGCGGGCCATCGAGCGAAAAGGGCGAGGAAAAATGAGTTTCAAGTTCACGGCTTCCGACGTCATCCCGGCGAGCCCGCGCGCCGTCTACGACGCCTGGCTGGATTCCAAGGCGCACGGCGCCATGACCGGCAGCAAGGCGAAGGCCTCGACCAAGGTTGGCGCCAAATGGTCGGCGACCGACGCCTATTGCTGGGGCACGAACCTCGAGCTGAAGGCGGGCAAGAAGATCGTCCAGTCCTGGCGCTCGGCCGATTTCGCCGAAGGCGACCCGGACTCGAAGATCAGCATCACGCTGAAGCCGGTCGCCGGCGGCACCAAACTGGTCCTGCTGCACTCGGCCATCCCCGACAGCCAGAAGGACGGCGGCTACAAGCAGGGCTGGGCGGATTATTACTTCACGCCGATGAAGGCGTATTTCGCGAAGCTTGGGGCGAAGAAAAAGCCGGCGAAGACCGCGGCGAAGAAGAAGACCGCGGCGAAGCGGTAGCCGAGAGACACCCCTCCCCAAAACGCCTTCGGCGTTTTGACCCTCCGCAAGGGGAGGGTTCGTCGTGGGGGATCACCGAGTCTCAACAAGCTCCGCTTGAGCCCTCCCCTTGCGGGAGGGCCAAAACCGCTTTTCGCGGTTTTGGGGAGGGGTGCTCTCCTCCGCAGGGCGTCGCTTACTTCACCTCGTCCGACCACACCTTGAACCCGGCCAGCGTCGTCATGCCGAACGAGTTCGAGATCGCGACGTCGGAGGCGTCGCGCCCGGTCGCGATCAGGATGCGGCCGATGCGCGGCTTGTTGTGGCGCGCGTCGAAGGTGTGCCAGCGCCCGCCGAGATAGGCCTCGAACCAGGCCGAGAAATCCATCGGCGCGGGATCGTAGGGCACGCCGATGTCGCCGAGGTAGCCGGTGACGTAGCGCGCCGGGATGTTCATGCAGCGGCACAGGGTGACCGCGAGATGCGCGAAGTCGCGGCAGACGCCGCCGCGCTCGACATGCACGTCGGACGCCGACTTCGTCGGCCGCGCCATCTCGTAGCCGAACTTCACGTGCTCGTGGACGTAGTCGCAGATCGCCGCGACGCGCCCCCACCCCGGCGGCGTGTTGCCGAACAGGCGCCACGCCGTGTCGCTGAGCTTGTCGGTCTCGCAATAGCGCGAGCCAAGCAGGTAGACGAGCACCTCGGAGGGCAGGTCGGTGATGTCGTGCTGGATCGCGTCCGGTGTCACCGGATCGGGCAGTCCGCTGTCGTTGATCAGCGCGTCGAGCGTCAGGTGCGTCGTCCCGGCTTCCAGCACGGTGCGGCTGCACAGGTTGCCGAAGCTGTCGACGTACTCGGTGAGCACCACCGACGGATCGGAGCGGATGACGTCCGGCGTCACCAGATCGCCGGCGCGGGAATGGTGGACGCGGAGCGAGAGCAGGAACGGCGTGCGCTGGACGCACTGGTAGGCGATGTCGAAGCCGATGCGTATTTGCATGCGTGAACCTTAGCACCACCCTTGTGTTCATGGGCGATGCAAGAGCAGCGCCAAGAACCTCGTCAATACCGCGGGTAGTGGTTAGGTTCCACGCATGGAACTCAGCCCGGAAGAAATCCAGCGCTACGCCCGCCATATCGTCCTGATGGGCGTCGGCGGGCCGGGGCAGCAGAAGCTGAAAGCGGCGCGCGTGCTGATCGTCGGCGCCGGCGGCCTGGGCAGCCCGGCCATCCAGTATCTCGCCGCCGCCGGCGTCGGCACCATCGGCGTCGTCGACGATGACGTCGTGTCGCTGTCGAACCTGCAGCGGCAGGTGATCCACGACACCGGCAGCATCGGCACGGCCAAGGTCGGGAGCGCCGCCGCGGCGGTCGCCAGGCTTAATCCGCACGTCAAGGTGGAAACGCATCGGACCCGCATCGGCGCGGACAACGCTGCAGCGCTGATCGCTGCCTACGATGTGATCGCCGACTGCTCGGATAACTTCACCACGCGCTATCTCGTCTCGGATACCTGCTTCCATGCGAAGAAGACGCTGGTCACGGCTGCGGTCGGCCAGTTCGACGGCTCGCTGACGACGCTGAAGCCGCAGGCGAAGGGCGCCGACGGCGCACCCAACCCGACGTACCGCTGCCTGTTCCCCGAGGCGCCGCCGGATGGTCTGCTGCCGACGTGCGCCCAGGCCGGCATCCTCGGCGCGCTGGTCGGCGTCGTCGGCGCGCTGCAGGCGCTGGAGGTCATCAAGGAGATCGTCGGCTACGGCGAGCTGCTGATCGGGCGCCTGCTGCTGATGGACGCGCGCGACATGCGCTTCGAGACCGTCGAGTATCGCTGGAGCCCGGCGAACCCGCTGAACGGCACGACCTAGCGCGGCCGCGTTGACCTTCGCTTAACGCTCCGCGCCGATAGTCAGGCGTTCGGGCATTTTGCGTAAGCGTTGCGTTCGGGGAACGGGTCATGCGGGGGATGCTGGGCAGGGCAGTGGCGGCTTTCGCCGTCGTGGCGGCCGTCGCCGGCGGGGCGATTTTCATGCTGGAGGGCGGCCACGCCGCGGCGTCATCGGCCTCCGCGCCGGCCGCAGTCGATGTCCCCGACCCGGCGGTAGCGCTCGGCAAGAGCGGCCTGCCGCTGCCGCGCTTCGTCAGCCTCAAGGCCGGCCGCGTCAACGTCCGCGTCGGGCCGGGCGAGGACTACAAGGTCGCCTGGGTCTTCACCAAATCCGCACTGCCCGTCGAGATTATCCAGGAATTCGACACCTGGCGCCGCATCCGCGATTCGGACGGGCAGATGGGCTGGGTGTTCCACTCGCTGCTCTCCGGCAAGCGTACCGCTGTCGTGACGCCGTGGGCCAAGGGCGATCCGCTGCCGGTGCGCGCCCGCGCCACTGCCGATGCCGCCGTCACCGCCTATCTCCAGCCGGGCGTCGAAGCCGCCGTCGATCGTTGCAACGGCGGCTGGTGCAATCTCTCCGGCCAGGGTTTCTCGGGCTGGATCGAGCAGAGCCAGTTGTGGGGCGTGTATCCGGACGAGGTGGTAGACTGAGCGTCGGGGAGTGGGAGAGACACCCCTCCCGAAAACGCCTTCGGCGTTTTGACCCCCCCACAAGGGGAGGGTTCAGCAGGCGGAGTTTGTTGAGGCGTGCTTTTTTAACGAGGCGAACCCTCTCCTTGCGGGAGGGTCAAACGGCGGAAAGCCGTTTGGGGAGGGGCGTGTCTCCTCCCCGCTGACGGTGACTAGCCCTGCCGAATCCGCCGCAGGCGCACGACCACATCGACCCGCGTGATCTCGTATCCCGGCGGCGGTGTCGGCACGTTGCCTACGCCCATCTCGCCTTCCGGAATGTCGAGCACCTCGTTCGAGTCCTCGACGAAGAAGTGGTGATGGTCGCTGATGTTGGTGTCGAAGTACGTCTTCGACCCGTCGACCGCGACCTCGCGCAGCAGACCCGCTTCGGTGAACTGGTGCAGCGTGTTGTAGATCGTGGCGAGCGACACCGGCACCTTCTCGACCGTCGCCTCGTCGTGGAGGCTCTCGGCGCTGATGTGGCGGTTGCCGCGGGCGAAGAGAATCTCGGCGAGCGCGACGCGCTGGCGGGTCGGCCGCAATCCCGACTTGCGAAGCATCGTGCGGATTTCCGGCCGCGTCACGGCCGGGACATAGATCAAATCGTGGTTCATCGTCGTCTTTCTTAACCGGCGTTCAAGGCGCCGGCGTCTCGTGGCGACCTAAGGTCCAGTGCAAGTATAGGTTCGCGTTGCCGGCTTAGCAACGAAACCCGCACAGTTCTGCCGCTCGCACCGGCGGAAAGCAACGCACCGCGACGTGCGTATTTTGTCGCTGCCCGCGTGCACTGCACCGTTGAAAGGGCGGGATTGCGCCGTTTTCGCCTACCGCCCCTTGTGGCGACGGTTCCGGTGCTATGTTAAGAGGGCGCTTCGGTCGCGCCCCGCCGCGGCGCGGCAGGCGGCAACAATCGGGACAAAAGTCGACGGATGACACTGGCCATGCCTGACTTGAACGACACGCGGGCGAACGCCTTCGACTACGAGGCGCTTCTCTCCTGTGGTCGTGGAGAATTGTTCGGGCCGGGCAACGCCCAACTGCCGATGCCGCCGATGCTGATGTTCGACCGCATCACCTCGATCACCGAAGAAGGCGGCGAGCACGGCAAGGGGCAGATCCGCGCCGAGCTCGACGTGAAGCCCGACCTCTGGTTCTTCGCCTGCCACTTCAAGGGCGATCCGGTCATGCCCGGCTGCCTCGGCCTCGACGCCATGTGGCAGATGCTGGGATTTTTCCTGGGCTGGATCGGCGGCAAGGGCAGGGGCCGCGCGCTGCAGGCCGGCGAGATCAAGTTTTCCGGCATGGTGCTGCCGGGCGCGAAGCTGGTTGAGTACGGCGTCGACCTGAAGCGCGTGCTCCGCTCCAAGCTGGTGCTGGGCATCGGCGACGGCTGGCTTAAGGTCGATGGCAACACCATCTACCAGGCGAAGGATCTGAAGGTCGGCCTGTTCCAGGGTGCCGCGGAGCCGTCGGTCGGCTAGTTGCCGCTAAACCCTGAGCCCGACCGGGATGAGGAAGCTTGAGACATGAAACGCGTCGTCGTCACCGGCATGGGCATCGTTTCCTCGATCGGGAACTCGACTCAGGAGGTCATGGCTTCGCTGCATGAAGCGAAGCCGGGCATCTCGTTCGCCGAGGATTACGCCAAGCTCGGTTTCCGCTGCCGCGTCCAGGGCGCGCCCCAACTCGATCCGTCGACCATGGTCGATCGCCGCGCCATGCGCTTCCACGGCGGCGGCACGGCGTGGAACCACGTCGCCATGGATCAGGCGATCCAGGACTCCGGGCTCGAGGCCAGCGAGATTTCCAATATCCGTACCGGCCTGATCATGGGCTCGGGCGGCCCCTCGACCCGCACCATCGTCGAGGCCGCCGACATCACGCGCGAGAAGGGCCCGAAGCGCGTCGGTCCGTTCGCCGTGCCGAAGGCGATGTCGTCGACCGCGTCGGCGACGCTATCGACGTGGTTCAAGATCAAGGGCGTCAGCTACTCGATCTCGTCGGCCTGCTCGACCTCGTCGCATTGCATCGGCAACGCCGCCGAGCTCATCCAGATGGGCAAGCAGGACGTCATGTTCGCCGGCGGCTGCGAGGAACTCGACTGGTCGCTGTCGGTGCTGTTCGACGCGATGGGCGCGATGTCGTCGCACTTCAACGAGACGCCGGCGAAAGCTTCGCGTGCCTATGACGTGAGCCGCGACGGCTTCGTCATCGCCGGCGGCGCCGGTGTCGTCGTGCTGGAGGAACTGGAACACGCGAAGGCCCGCGGCGCTCGCATCTACGGCGAGGTCATCGGCTACGGCGCCACCTCCGACGGCTTCGACATGGTGCTGCCGTCGGGCGAGGGCGCCGAGCGCTGCATGCGCCTGGCGCTGCAGGGCGTCCACGACAAGATCGACTACATCAACCCGCACGCCACCTCGACGCCGGCCGGGGATCCGCCCGAGATCGACGCCATTCGCCGCGTCTTCGGCACCGGCGACAAGTGCCCGCCGATCTCGGCGACCAAGTCGCTGACCGGCCATTCGCTGGGCGCCACCGGCGTGCAGGAGACGATTTACTCGCTGCTGATGATGAACAACGGCTTCATCTGCGAGAGCGCCAATATCGACGAGCTCGATCCGGCGTTTGCCGACATGCCGATCGTCCGCAAACGCATCGACAACGTCGAAGTGAATACCGTGCTGTCGAATTCGTTCGGCTTCGGCGGCACCAACGCCACGCTGGTTCTGCAGCGTTACAACGGGTAGCCGGAACTAACTCCGGGGGGAGACGCGTTCCAATGTCGACGGGGTTGATGTCCGGCAAGCGCGGCCTCGTCATGGGCGTCGCCAACGATCACTCGATCGCCTGGGGGATCGCCAAGCGCCTCGCCGCCGAGGGCGCCGAGCTCGCCTTCACCTATCAGACCGAGCAATTGGCCAAGCGCGTCAAGCCGCTGGCGCAGTCGGTCAACTCG
The sequence above is drawn from the Bauldia sp. genome and encodes:
- the ubiE gene encoding bifunctional demethylmenaquinone methyltransferase/2-methoxy-6-polyprenyl-1,4-benzoquinol methylase UbiE, whose protein sequence is MNTKPAAAETGDEGRASFGFRDVPAGDKQRLVDDVFAKVAARYDLMNDLMSGGLHRLWKDAMVAWLAPPRASSYSYRVLDVAGGTGDIAFRIAERSASATITVADINANMLAVGETRAAERKLGERVAFVEANAEALPFGNGIYDAVTIAFGIRNVPRIDRALSEAHRVLKPGGRFLCLEFSAVDVAVLDKIYELYSFNVIPKMGEWVLGDPQPYQYLVESIRKFPNQARFAAMIEAAGFKRVTHRNLSGGIAAMHSGWKI
- the mutM gene encoding bifunctional DNA-formamidopyrimidine glycosylase/DNA-(apurinic or apyrimidinic site) lyase — protein: MPELPEVETVRRGLAPAMEGATILEVEQRRADLRVPFPRSFAKRLTGRKVVSVGRRAKYLVLDLDDGAALVMHLGMSGSFRIEEPGGKVRSTADPYHPRSKLSAHDHVVFHMSGLGKKPGVTIVFNDPRRFGLMDLLPRADLAGSKHFKAMGIEPLGNELDGAFIATLFKGRKAPLKAALMDQRLIAGLGNIYVCEALWRARLSPDRKAGTLATKQGKPKADALALAIREVLEAAIKAGGSSLRDHIQTSGELGDFQHTFAVYDREGEPCPRKDGGTIRRKVHSGRSTFYCPVCQR
- the coaBC gene encoding bifunctional phosphopantothenoylcysteine decarboxylase/phosphopantothenate--cysteine ligase CoaBC — encoded protein: MTKNDLVERLKQRLAASGGTAMAISLKAGLGKGVVSDIISGKSANPGIETLRAIAGALDCELADLIAGAPSPSSGKRTVVLIIGGGIAAYKSLDLIRRLAERGVTVRAIMTKAAQEFVTPLSVGALTGGRVFTELFDREDEHDVGHIRLAREAEAIVVAPATADLMARMASGRADDLATAVLLATRAPVLLAPAMNPAMWANRATQRNLATLRADGIRFVGPNRGEMAERNEVGLGRMAEPLEIAAALGALFGGGALAGKHVLVTSGPTHEPIDPVRYLANRSSGRQGHAIAEAAARAGARVTLVSGPVSLPDPPGVTTVHVETAAEMLAAVEKALPADVAVFAAAVADWRAASPVGAKIKKDGTGRPPPLALAENPDILATVARNRDKRPALVVGFAAETDNLIANAGKKLKAKGADWIVANDVSAEGGVMGGEDNTVHIISAPGGDVRIEDWPKMSKTEVAARLVAKIAEAIAQ
- the dut gene encoding dUTP diphosphatase — translated: MISVPLTIPVQRLPHGEGLPLPAAKTSGAAGLDLPAAVEDAVLIPVGGRALIPTGFAIALPEGYEGQVRPRSGLAVQFGVTVLNAPGTIDADYRGEVKVPLINLGHEPFTVTRGMRIAQLVIAPVVGAKLVEATTLDETARAKGGFGSTGV
- the ubiB gene encoding 2-polyprenylphenol 6-hydroxylase, whose translation is MADVAALFRLARAGFILARAGAFSLADPEALPAGPRALVHFAAMLGPQNISDGERAERLTLALQKLGPSYLKFGQFLATRPDLIGREAADVLGRLRDEIPPFPDAEARLIVAHSLGRPVEAIFASFSPPVAAASIAQVHKADIALPDGGTRTVAVKVLRPGVRDRFRRDLETFFAGARFVEWADPASRRLRPVVIVGTLAKSVAIEMDLRLEAAALSEMAELTAGDLGFRVPKVEWELTARDVLTLEWIDGIKLSDIAAIRAAGHDLVALARRLMQAFLRQALRDGFFHADMHQGNFFIDPAGNIVAIDFGIMGRLGPKERKFLAEILLGFITRDYRRVAEVHFEAGYVPRTHAVDDFAQAIRAIGEPIHGQPARDISMARLLTLLFEVTEIFDMETRPELLLLQKTMVVVEGVARSLDPDFDMWTVSEPVIREWIERNLGPAGKLEQAVEGLQSLGRLAGELPELAARAERLSREFDQMGERGIRLDPATIEDIGRAEAREGRWGRIALVVIAVVAVIVGLKLVF
- the greA gene encoding transcription elongation factor GreA encodes the protein MSRAFVKEGDGEDDGLPDRAISQHPNYVTANGLALIDAELARLTSALADAGDDRAVRASVERDLRYWRSRRATAEVVPPPADTSEVRFGATVTIERDDGRRQTWRIVGEDEADPAKGTLSYVSPLATALSGKGVGDVIEVAGGEAEIVAIG